In a single window of the Candidatus Eisenbacteria bacterium genome:
- a CDS encoding glycosyltransferase: MSGERRRVMILAYFYPPLAGGGVHRVLSFTRHLPAHGWDCTVVCAGPDDSWIRDPSLLDRVPAGTEVLRVGGGSGLALLQRLRGARTSATRSSTTIGWLRRAVDWFAFPDSYAGWAARARAVAARRLARGDISVLLSSSPPDSSHLAARSLARRFGLPWVADFRDPWVGLHFRTPPTPWHRARHRAAERAVVAEAAVVLAASHTHERELQALRGRDGRPLARSVVWLPNGYEPANAAASADAESPPRSRDGGAPTASTESRFLLVFTGTLALMDSTFTALEALARFVRARPAARSQLQMVLAGPYESSYAQRVAALGLADLVRLTGSLAHDQARALQRKADVLLLWKPLGVGYRTMVPGKLYEYLDAGRPILALLPSDDEAARMVLDAGGTVVPPGDAAAVERALEAAFGSWLQGGRVPERRPAWLTGHARERLAAELAGTLETIVKGRR; encoded by the coding sequence GTGAGCGGCGAGCGCCGACGCGTGATGATCCTCGCGTACTTCTATCCGCCGCTCGCGGGCGGCGGCGTGCATCGCGTGTTGTCCTTCACGCGCCACCTTCCCGCGCACGGCTGGGACTGCACGGTGGTGTGCGCAGGGCCCGACGACTCCTGGATCCGAGACCCTTCGCTGTTGGATCGCGTGCCGGCCGGCACCGAAGTCCTGCGGGTGGGAGGTGGCAGTGGACTCGCGTTGCTGCAGCGGCTGCGCGGCGCGCGAACCTCCGCGACGCGCTCGAGCACGACGATCGGATGGCTGCGACGCGCCGTCGACTGGTTCGCGTTTCCCGACAGCTATGCCGGCTGGGCCGCTCGTGCCCGCGCGGTCGCGGCGCGCCGGCTGGCCCGCGGCGACATCTCGGTGCTGCTCTCGAGCTCGCCGCCCGACAGCTCGCATCTGGCGGCACGCTCGCTGGCTCGCCGGTTCGGGCTGCCGTGGGTCGCGGACTTCCGAGATCCGTGGGTGGGGCTCCACTTTCGAACGCCGCCGACACCCTGGCACCGCGCGCGGCATCGGGCGGCCGAGCGCGCAGTGGTGGCGGAAGCAGCCGTGGTGCTGGCGGCGTCGCACACACACGAGCGTGAGCTGCAGGCACTGCGGGGCCGCGACGGTCGCCCGCTGGCGCGCTCCGTGGTGTGGCTCCCGAACGGCTACGAGCCTGCGAATGCCGCCGCGAGCGCGGATGCCGAGTCGCCGCCTCGGTCGCGCGATGGCGGCGCGCCGACCGCGTCGACCGAGAGCCGTTTCCTGCTGGTCTTCACCGGCACGCTCGCGCTCATGGACTCGACGTTCACGGCACTCGAAGCACTCGCGCGGTTCGTGCGCGCGCGACCGGCGGCTCGTTCGCAGTTGCAGATGGTGCTCGCGGGCCCCTACGAAAGCAGCTATGCGCAACGCGTGGCAGCACTCGGGCTCGCGGACCTGGTGCGGCTCACCGGATCGCTCGCCCACGATCAGGCGCGCGCGTTGCAGCGGAAGGCCGATGTGCTGCTACTGTGGAAACCGCTCGGAGTCGGATATCGCACCATGGTGCCGGGCAAGCTCTATGAGTACCTCGATGCGGGGCGTCCGATCCTCGCGCTGCTGCCGTCCGACGACGAGGCTGCGCGGATGGTCCTGGATGCGGGCGGAACGGTGGTGCCGCCGGGCGATGCGGCGGCGGTCGAGCGAGCGCTCGAAGCCGCCTTTGGATCGTGGCTGCAAGGCGGGCGGGTACCCGAGCGGCGTCCCGCGTGGCTGACCGGACACGCGCGTGAGCGGCTTGCCGCCGAACTCGCCGGCACACTCGAGACGATCGTGAAAGGACGCCGTTGA